In the Oncorhynchus gorbuscha isolate QuinsamMale2020 ecotype Even-year linkage group LG05, OgorEven_v1.0, whole genome shotgun sequence genome, one interval contains:
- the LOC124035060 gene encoding lymphatic vessel endothelial hyaluronic acid receptor 1-like, producing MMQVWILSLLLPLTLSFSGLHVDPSKINAFPERQIAGVFLVSYTNYLNQFTYAFNASEAREVCWSLGVTMASNSQVEEAQRLGLETCRFGWIDEHFAVIPRIEASKTCGQNQTGVIKWRASVTKLFDVFCFNASVIQFEDTTADTALTTPKQQEGAHPSPSGAASSPSTSLSPAIIHLVPSTQSARPTSHSRSSLLSLSSFSDSPEVEVELPQSMSSAILITSTIVLLLTAMAILLYFRTNNGLKTILPCWDGEKQKEYIETKECAAHTCMKDTKEAQTEAEAKAEPEEDVCKETANDISVNISDETNADSASETEP from the exons ATGATGCAGGTTTGGATCCTCTCACTACTGCTGCCTCTCACACTGTCATTCTCTGGGCTACACGTTGATCCTAGCAAAATCAATG CTTTCCCAGAGAGACAAATAGCTGGAGTGTTTCTGGTCAGCTACACAAATTACCTCAACCAGTTTACCTATGCCTTCAATGCCTCTGAGGCCAGGGAGGTGTGCTGGTCTCTGGGTGTAACCATGGCCTCCAATTCCCAGGTTGAGGAGGCTCAGAGACTGGGCTTGGAAACATGCAG GTTTGGGTGGATTGATGAACATTTTGCAGTGATCCCTCGTATTGAGGCCAGTAAAACCTGTGGTCAAAACCAGACCGGTGTCATCAAATGGAGAGCCTCTGTCACCAAACTTTTTGATGTGTTCTGCTTCAATGCTTCAG TGATACAATTTGAGGATACCACAGCTGATACCGCTTTGACCACGCCGAAGCAACAGGAGGGAGCACATCCCTCTCCTTCAGGAGCGGCCtcatccccctctacctccctctctccagccatCATTCATCTTGTCCCCTCCACACAGTCCGCCCGGCCCACCTCTCATTCtcgctcttctcttctctctctcagtagtttTTCTGATAGCCCAGAGGTAGAGGTAGAACTACCCCAGTCCATGAGCAGCGCAATACTTATCACCTCGACCATTGTTCTTCTTCTGACCGCAATGGCCATTCTCTTGTACTTTAGAAC GAACAATGGGCTCAAGACTATTCTCCCCTGCTGGGATGGGGAGAAGCAGAAAGAGTACattgagacaaaggaatgtgcaGCACACACCTGTATGAAGGACACAAAGGAAGCCCAGACTGAGGCTGAAGCTAAGGCTGAGCCTGAGGAGGATGTGTGCAAAGAGACAGCCAATGACATCAGTGTAAACATCAGTGATGAGACCAATGCAGATTCAGCATCAGAGACAGAACCTTGA